Below is a genomic region from Bifidobacterium crudilactis.
CATGAGAATGGATGACCGCTCGGATCAACTGGTCGATGTCGTCATCGGCTCGACCTTCAATAACCTCAACTCCGAAAAGTCAATCGTCGCCGCCGGAAAGCCCATAACCTCCATAGAAGGTTGCGTTTCGGATGCCAACACGATGAAGGATTTGCCCAAGGCCCCAGAACACGACGCGGTGAACTGATGTGAACTGATTCTTCCGGCCAGGGTCAGGACCGCAATGATCGCTCTGAACCCAACGGGCTCTTCGCATTTTGGCGTGTAAGAACCCACCGAATACGATAACTGCATCAACAGGACTGCTTTTCCGGGAAATCATTGCCAAAAACTGTCCTGTTGATGCAGTTATCATCTCAACGAACCGTGCCTGCTCCAACCCGCGACCGATAGGTACAGCGAGTGCCGCGCCGATGAACGACTGCACGAGACGCTAGAAACTGCTGTTGCGGGCTACTGCTGCCGCGACCACCATTGCAACAGTTCCTCACGTGCTGAATCTTCATCCACAGGGCCGTTGTCAAGCCTGTATTCGAGCATATGCTTGTATGCTCTGCCTACCTCCGGACCTGCCGGAATGCCCAGTATCTCCATGATTTGGGAACCGTTCAGATCAGGTCGAATCGCTTCGAAACCCTCTTTCTGCCTGAGATCCTCGACGCGCTTCTCCATCTCATCCATCGCCCCGGAGAACAGCATCGCCTTATGTTTGTTCTGCGTGGTCGCATCTGCCCTGGTGAGACGGTTCAATCGTTCATACAGATGTCCTGAATCCTTGACATACCGGCGTACCGCAGCATCCGTCCAGGGCTCGTCGACATAGCCGTGGAAACGCAGGTGCAGGGCGACCAAGTCGCTGACATCCGCAATGAGCTTGTGGTCGAAACGGAGCGCCTTAAGCCGCTTCCGGGCAATCTTCGCCCCTACGATATCGTGATGGTGGAAACTCACCTTCCCGCCCGCTTCGAATTTCCGTGTTTTCGGCTTGCCGATATCGTGAATCAGAGCGGCGAGTCTGAGCGTGAGGTCCGGTGCCGGAACCGCTCCGTCCGGTCCCGTCTCCAAGGAAATGGCGCGATCCAGCACGATCAGGGAATGTTCGAACACATCCTTATGGCGATGATGCTCGTCAATCTCCAATTGCAAAGCCGGAATCTCGGGGAATACGACATCAGCGATTCCCGATTCCACCAGGGCTTCGATACCTTCCCTGGGGTGGTCGGTCAGCAGGAGCTTGACCAGTTCGTCCCTTACCCGTTCCGCCGAGACGATGGACAATCTCTCGGTCATCTCGGTGATGGCGGTGGCGGTGTCGGGTGTGATGCTGAAGCCAAGCTGCGCGACGAAACGAACCGCACGCATCATGCGCAAAGGATCATCGGCAAAAGACTGACGTGGATCGACCGGCGTGCGCAGCACACCTTTCGCCAGATCAGCTGCTCCTGAATATGGGTCGACGAACTCCAGTTCCGGCACACGCAGCGCCATGGCGTTGACGGTGAAATCACGCCTCGACAGGTCGCCTTCCAAGCTTGAGCCGTAATTCACATCCGGTTTACGCGAATCAGGGTCATAGGTATCGCTGCGATAGGTGGTGATCTCCACCTTGACCTCGGTACCGTCCGGCCGGCGTCTCAATGCGCCCAGCGTCCCGAATTTACGGCCCATGTCCCAGAATCCCTGCCCCCAGGCCCTCATGATCGGCTCGAATTCCTCGGGCCGTGCAGAAGTGCAGAAATCCAGGTCATGGGAGGGGCGATGCAGCAGCAAATCTCGCACAGGCCCCCCTACCAGGGAGAGCTCGTACCCCTGCGCTGCGAATAAGCGCCCTAATTCAATGGCTTCAGGCCAGACTTCAAAATCCACGTACACCCTTTCAAGGAACCCTCACATGCGCCTACAAGCATACCGTTACCCCACCTGCACAATAACTTACGTAAAGTAGAGACATGATTACGCCCGCCGACTTCGCGCGCATGCTTGCCCATGCGACCGCTGCCGCGGACAACCATGCGTATGCCGAAGGCGACGAGGGAACCCTCCGATTCACCACGGAGAGCCAGGGCGAGGAATTCGTCATTCCCAATGACGACAAGGATTCCAAGCCCACTCCCGCCATGATGCCGACGCGTCGCGTCAGTGCGCGGCCGTCCACATTCGCTTCGCTGGACGCGCAGGAACTGCCGGTTGTACGAGAGTATTCCGCCGGCGGCCTTATCTTCGATGACGCTGAGCATGTGGCGATTATCGCGCGGCACTCACGTTCCGGGCATCTGGAATGGTGTCTGCCGAAGGGACATATAGAAAAGGGCGAGACCCCCGAGCAGACCGCAGTCAGAGAGGTCCATGAAGAGACGGGTATCCTCGGGGAGGTGGTCGACTCCATCGCCACAATCGACTACTGGTTCACCGGAACAACCCAACGCGTGCATAAACTGGTTCATCACTTCGTGCTGAGGCAGATCGGAGGATCTCTTAGTGTAGAAGGAGATCCCGATCATGAGGCGGAAGATGCCATATGGGTCGATTTCGATGATTTGGACAGCGTTCTCAGCTATCCTAATGAACGCAAGATAGCTTGGCTCTACGCAAGGAAACACAAGAAGCACATATGATTGGCGAGCACGGATCAGGGCATCACTCCCCCGAGAACAAGGCTGTTGCGCACAAATCGGCTCAACGCCTGTTCTGGTGTATCGTCATGCTGTTGCTGTCACTGGCAATCGCAATCTCGCCGAACGCAACCCGTGCGCACGCCGCCGAAAGCGCCACCGCAGCCACTGCGGATTCCTGCAATGACCAGGACATCAGCGTTTGCCTGCTGTCCTCCACCTCGGTGGTGACCGACACTTCAGGCTTCGATGCGCAGATTTCCGTCACCAACAACACCACGAGCACATTGGCAGGCGGCTCTCTGACCACTTCGACCAATGTGCTGTACCCCTTCACCTCCCGAGTCGACATGCAGGGTTGGTCCGAAGGCGACACACACATTCCGACACCCAATACGCTCAATACCAGTTCCGTCCCCGAACTCGCACCCCATGCCTCAACGACGGTGTCGATCCATCTGGATGCGGCCAGCACCGAACTCAAGGCCATGAACAGCTGGGGGCCGAAACCGCTGCTGCTGACCTATGCCAGCGGCAAGAGCACCCCGGTCAAGGTACACACTTTCCTGACCCGGTCATCCGACGGCCTGTCGACGGCGCAGACTCCCGCCTTGTCCATCACCACGGTTCTGCCATTGACCGCCTCATCCTGGACGGTAGACAATGATGCTCTGGTGAACCTGGTCACCAAAAGCAGAAATGCAGGCACTCGCAGTTCAGCCTCTCCGGCAGTGGACAAATCTCGGCTTTCGTCAAGTGCCAACTCGATTATTACCCTGGGCAAGGAAGCCAAGGAATACCAACAGCAACAACTCGACATGCTGAACAATCACCCCGAACTGCAATCCGTCGCCGACCCCGATTACCTCTCGTCCTTCCCCATACCACCGCAGACGACGGCGCTGATGCAGTCCTCGAACTTCGACATCACCGCATATTCGCAAGGCGACGCCGCTGCATATGCCAAGGCCGGCATCACCACGGAGCAGTGGAACGCCGCTGCCGGTCTGGCGGCGCTTCGCGAATCGACGGGTGACGAACAGGCCACAGGCACGTCAGTGGCATGGCAAGGTCAGGGAGCCTGGACCTTGCCCGCACTCGAAAGCGCCAGGGATGCGGGATATTCCACCGTCATCGCCGACAGCGAGTACGAAGCCAACAACTCCTCCGTCGCACATACCGGCAAATACGTGGTCCCCACAAAGGACGGCAACGTAACGGTCCTCACCGCACAGCGCGAACTCAGCCGCCTTGCACAAGGCAAATCCACATCCACCGATGCCGATGGAGAAGGCACCGATGCGGGGCGCATGGCCCGATTCATGGCTCAGAGCGCCCTGTACCAGATGGAGCAGCCCTACGCGAACAGAGTGCTTATGGTGACCTTTGCGGAGTCGGGTCAGAACCTTCATGCCGCTGATGCCCTGATGTCTGCAATGGAGCACGCCTCATGGATCAAGCTCACCGACCTGCAGACCCTCGATAAGGCGGACGCCTATCAGGAGGGTTCGAAAGCGAGCGCATCGGTGCCAACGACTTCGGGAATCTCCGCACACCGGCTCTCCGCAATCGAAGGGTATCTGAACACTCTGGCGAGCAACCATAACGACATCGTCCGTTTCGGGTCGGCCATTCTGGTTCAGAAGGAATCGAGCGGCGATGAGAGCGGCGATACTTCCCAGAGCTCAGACACCCAAGCCCTGGCACGCGGCGATGCATCAACCGTCATCGACCAGTCGAACGGTACCGCGGCCGCCTGGCTCGAACAACTCAAATCGGTGCAGAAGGCTTTGGCCCTGCACACCTTCACCGGAAACAGCACCCAGAGCGCATTTGCCAAGGCATCGTCCTCATTGTCACAGCAGCTGCTAGACGGGGTGAGCATCACACCTTCGGAATCCATTTCGGTGGTGAGCGAAACCGCAAGCATGCCCGTGACAATCAGCAATGACCATCCGTATCCCGTGAAGGTCAGCGTGAGCTCCCAAACCGACTCAACCATCATCGCGACCTCGCGATTGACCGAAGCGACCATTCCCGCGAATTCCGAGGTCCAAGTCACCTTCACCATTCGTGTGGCCACCTCGGGCAATGCTACCGCTCGTATCGCCCTGCTCGACCGCAACGGCGAGAGTTTCGGTACCACCCAATCGACCAGAATCACCAGCAGCCTGCAATTGAGCGACAAGAGCGGGCTGATTCTACTAGCAGTCGGCGTGCTGTTCGGCGCACTGGGACTGTGGCGACAATTCACACGCAAAAAGGATGCAGACGAATGAACTCTGTCGGACGCAACTCCGTAATCATGGCCTCCGGCACTGCAGCTTCACGCATCACCGGTCAAATACGCACTATTCTGCTTGCAGCAGCCCTGGGAACCACCGGTACGGCCATCAACGCCTATCAGACCGGCGCGATGATTCCGCAGGTGATGTTCACGCTGATATCAGGAGGCGTGTTCAACGCGGTTCTGGTACCGCAAATCGTCCGTACGCTCAAGTCCAAGCATGCCGAGGAGCATCTCAATAAACTGGTGACGTCCAGTGTGGTGCTGTTGCTGCTGATTACCTTCGTACTGATGATGGGCACATCCGTGCTCACATCCATCTATCTTGATGCACGTTGGACTGGTGAACAGCGTGGTCTGGTGAACGCCTTCACCCTGTGGTGCATGCCGCAGATCTTCTTCTATGGGCTGTATACCATCCTCGGTCAGATTCTGGCAGCGAAAGGCAAATTCGCCACATACGCCTGGAGCTCGGTGGGCGCGAACGTCATCAGCTGCATCGGCTTCGTACTGTTCATCGTGCTTTTCGGCAATGCGCAGCGCAAGCCGATGGAGTTTTGGACGCCGTGGACCATCGCTCTGACTGCAGGCGCCTGGACCTTGGGCGTGGCTTTCCAGGCACTCATCCTTTTCATTCCGCTGATGCGAAGCGGCTTCCGTTTCCACTGGCGCTGGGGCTTGCGAGGCATCGGGCTTCGTTCGATGGGCCCCGTAGCCGCATGGAGCCTTGGTGTCGTGGTGGTGAACCAGCTCGCCAACGTCATCAATGCCCGAATCACGAACGGAGCCCCGCTCGCAGGCAACAATCCATTCGGCATAGCAGGGAACGGTTCGTATCAGAACGCCTTCGCCATCTATATTCTGCCGTACTCGCTGATTGCGGTGTCCGTGACCACGGCCATGTTTCCCCGCCTCTCGAAGGCCGTCGCGGAACACCATATCGGAGAGGCCCGTCTAGGACTGAGCCAGGCCTTACGCAATGTGGGGTTGCTCATGGCCTTCTTCTCGGTCGCGATGATCGTCATGCCCGTTCCGATAACGCGGGCGCTGCTTCCCTCGGTGAACGTCCACGAGGCGGTGCTGATATCTCAACCCCTTGTCGGCCTCTCGTACGGTCTGGTCATATCCGGTGCCTTCCTGCTGGTACAACGTACGTTCTACGCCTTGGAAGACGGCCTGCACCCCTTCATCTTCGCGGCGATGACGAATATTCTGCAGGTGGGTATCGTCCTGCTGGCAACAACACTGCTTCCCCCCGAGCAGTGGACCGGCTGGGTCGGCTTCTCGATGACCCTGGGCAATATCATCTCCTTCCCGTTCCTGATATGGATGCTGCGCAAACAGCTCGGAGGGTCCATCGACGGCAAAAAAATCGGCATGACCTACACGAAGATTCTCATTTCGGCCGTCGTATCAGTGGTTGTGGGTATGGTGCTGTCGACACCCGTGGCACACTTCGTCGGCGCCTCCTTGGAAACCGGCCATGAGCGAATGAGCTGGATACAGGCCATCTTGATGTGCATCCTGCTCTGCGTGGTAGTGGGAATCGTGTATTTCGGTTTGTTGTTCCTCATGAGGACCGAAGAGCTGCTCAAGGCATTGAGCGGTTTCAACGGCCAATTGCACCGCATCTTCAAAGGTTTGGCGGCTCGCGGAACCGAGCCGGCGGTGCAGGAATCACCGGCCGCCGGCAGTCTTCCTCCCGGGCATCTGAAAACACCCGAACAGGCTACCGCGCCAAGTGCCGAAAAGGGTAGAATATCAACGGGACAGGGCTTAATAGAGCAGGCTTCTGATGGCGAAAGTAGCAAACACAGCATGACACCGAAACTCGGAGACACCATAATCGATCGCTATACCCTGATGGCGTCGTTACGCGACGAAGCAGGCTTACAGGCGTGGCGTGCTCACGATTCGGTTTTGGCGCGTGACTGCCAACTCTTCTTCGTCACCGACGGAGCCGTCGCATCGCAATGCAACACCTACGCCTCAGGGCTCGCATTGTCGCGGAACCGCCATTTCACCCCTGTATACCATTTCAGTGAGGCCGAAGGCGTGGCCCTGATCATCACCGCACTCGATGCGGGTGTGTCGCTGTCCGACTATCTGGCAGGCTCCACCGTGGGGACGCTCAGCAACGAAGCGATGCGGACCATCGTCGGCGAAATAGCGGAGGCTCTGATAGCTCTCAAACGCGTCGACCTGCCGAATCCCACGATTTGCACCGACACCATTCGTCTTTCCTCCACCGGCATCATGATTGCGGATGCTCCGATTAATTCGATGCTCGTGGATCCTCTGGGCATCGGCAAGGGTCGAACCCTGAACGAGGAAATGGTCACCAAACAGCTTTCGGCCGTGCTGTATGCCATGCTGACGCGCACTCCCGATGTGCAAGGAATGACCTTCGCGGAGCAAAAACTCCCTGTCGACATCCCCGACGAATTCCGCATCATCTGCTCACGCGGGCTCGGTATGAAACGCGCCAATGGCTCACCTGCCGTTCCGCTGCGCACCCTTGCAGAGTTTGAGGCGCTTCTCGGCGCCTGGACGCCGCCGGAGGAGCTTTCGGACCGGGACATCGTTTGGCCGGAGCACGCGGGCGAAGGCTCCATAGAAAAGGTCGGGGTCAGGGTTACCGACAGCCATGCAGTCCGTGACATCCCCGAATCCTTCGCCACCGCCTCCAAGGCTGCAGGAAACGCACAGGCAGAGCCGCAATGGGCGACGAATCAGCTGCTGTTCCCCGAAAGCGATGAAGTGCAGATGGTTCATCCGGATTCAAGCAACGGTGACCTCTTCGCAGCTTTCGAAGATTTCCCATACATCAAGCCAATCGCGGACCGCTATCCCGAAAACGCCACCAGCGCTCTCGACGTGAGTGGACTGCGCGCGGCGAAAGCCGTGGGAGACGGGGAAGTACCCACCAATACCGGTGAAATTCCCGAAACGACCGCTTCCATCCCTCTTGAGACAATCAAGCAGCAGGCAGAAGCCGTGAAAGAAAAAGAGGCCGAAGAACAGCAGGATGCGCTGAATCAGGAGATGACCTCTTCGATGCAGCCATTGCCGCCGAGCTTCACGCCCAAACCAAGAACCCGCAGACCGGTCTCACAGGAGTATTCCGGCTACGCCGGCGATTCATCAGATGATGACGATTCGGACTCGGCCGACTCAGGCAAGAAGCTCTTCGGAGTCTTGTCAGGTCGTACAGTATCGATTATCGCAGGAATTCTTCTGATTGTCGCCGCTCTGACCTGGGCGGTCAACGGCCTTCTGGATGCCACCATCGGCTCATCGGACGAGGGCAACACCAAAAGCAACTGGCCAGAGATGACCAATGTGCCCTTCCGCAGCACGGACACTGCAAGCACCTCCGATGGAGCGGAAAACACGGAAGCATCGCCTTCGAGTTCAGCAAGCACAACGAGCGAGACGAAGGTCACGCATGACGACAAGGTGGCCAATGCGGCCCCGAGTCCGTCGGCGACGCCGACCCCGGAGAACACCACGGCATTCCCCACGGGAACCCAGACCTTCCTCAGCCAACCCGCCGGACTGGCAGGGCGAGGCTGGTATGTGCACCTGACACAACCTCAGCAGGTCAGCAGACTGGTGATTTCCATTCGCCAATCCGGCGGTCAAGGTCAGATTTTCGTAAACTCCACTGCGGGCGCACCGAATCAGGGTGATCCTGTGGCACAGTTCACCTTCGACCCGAGCGGTACCACAACGGTCACGCTCCCCTCGCCGGTTAGCACGCAGGACCTCGTGGTATGGGTCCCCTTGGATTCCACACCTTCAGGTGGCCTGTACTTCAACTCCGTGAAGGT
It encodes:
- a CDS encoding CCA tRNA nucleotidyltransferase, whose protein sequence is MDFEVWPEAIELGRLFAAQGYELSLVGGPVRDLLLHRPSHDLDFCTSARPEEFEPIMRAWGQGFWDMGRKFGTLGALRRRPDGTEVKVEITTYRSDTYDPDSRKPDVNYGSSLEGDLSRRDFTVNAMALRVPELEFVDPYSGAADLAKGVLRTPVDPRQSFADDPLRMMRAVRFVAQLGFSITPDTATAITEMTERLSIVSAERVRDELVKLLLTDHPREGIEALVESGIADVVFPEIPALQLEIDEHHRHKDVFEHSLIVLDRAISLETGPDGAVPAPDLTLRLAALIHDIGKPKTRKFEAGGKVSFHHHDIVGAKIARKRLKALRFDHKLIADVSDLVALHLRFHGYVDEPWTDAAVRRYVKDSGHLYERLNRLTRADATTQNKHKAMLFSGAMDEMEKRVEDLRQKEGFEAIRPDLNGSQIMEILGIPAGPEVGRAYKHMLEYRLDNGPVDEDSAREELLQWWSRQQ
- a CDS encoding NUDIX hydrolase gives rise to the protein MITPADFARMLAHATAAADNHAYAEGDEGTLRFTTESQGEEFVIPNDDKDSKPTPAMMPTRRVSARPSTFASLDAQELPVVREYSAGGLIFDDAEHVAIIARHSRSGHLEWCLPKGHIEKGETPEQTAVREVHEETGILGEVVDSIATIDYWFTGTTQRVHKLVHHFVLRQIGGSLSVEGDPDHEAEDAIWVDFDDLDSVLSYPNERKIAWLYARKHKKHI
- a CDS encoding DUF6049 family protein, whose protein sequence is MIGEHGSGHHSPENKAVAHKSAQRLFWCIVMLLLSLAIAISPNATRAHAAESATAATADSCNDQDISVCLLSSTSVVTDTSGFDAQISVTNNTTSTLAGGSLTTSTNVLYPFTSRVDMQGWSEGDTHIPTPNTLNTSSVPELAPHASTTVSIHLDAASTELKAMNSWGPKPLLLTYASGKSTPVKVHTFLTRSSDGLSTAQTPALSITTVLPLTASSWTVDNDALVNLVTKSRNAGTRSSASPAVDKSRLSSSANSIITLGKEAKEYQQQQLDMLNNHPELQSVADPDYLSSFPIPPQTTALMQSSNFDITAYSQGDAAAYAKAGITTEQWNAAAGLAALRESTGDEQATGTSVAWQGQGAWTLPALESARDAGYSTVIADSEYEANNSSVAHTGKYVVPTKDGNVTVLTAQRELSRLAQGKSTSTDADGEGTDAGRMARFMAQSALYQMEQPYANRVLMVTFAESGQNLHAADALMSAMEHASWIKLTDLQTLDKADAYQEGSKASASVPTTSGISAHRLSAIEGYLNTLASNHNDIVRFGSAILVQKESSGDESGDTSQSSDTQALARGDASTVIDQSNGTAAAWLEQLKSVQKALALHTFTGNSTQSAFAKASSSLSQQLLDGVSITPSESISVVSETASMPVTISNDHPYPVKVSVSSQTDSTIIATSRLTEATIPANSEVQVTFTIRVATSGNATARIALLDRNGESFGTTQSTRITSSLQLSDKSGLILLAVGVLFGALGLWRQFTRKKDADE
- a CDS encoding murein biosynthesis integral membrane protein MurJ, which gives rise to MNSVGRNSVIMASGTAASRITGQIRTILLAAALGTTGTAINAYQTGAMIPQVMFTLISGGVFNAVLVPQIVRTLKSKHAEEHLNKLVTSSVVLLLLITFVLMMGTSVLTSIYLDARWTGEQRGLVNAFTLWCMPQIFFYGLYTILGQILAAKGKFATYAWSSVGANVISCIGFVLFIVLFGNAQRKPMEFWTPWTIALTAGAWTLGVAFQALILFIPLMRSGFRFHWRWGLRGIGLRSMGPVAAWSLGVVVVNQLANVINARITNGAPLAGNNPFGIAGNGSYQNAFAIYILPYSLIAVSVTTAMFPRLSKAVAEHHIGEARLGLSQALRNVGLLMAFFSVAMIVMPVPITRALLPSVNVHEAVLISQPLVGLSYGLVISGAFLLVQRTFYALEDGLHPFIFAAMTNILQVGIVLLATTLLPPEQWTGWVGFSMTLGNIISFPFLIWMLRKQLGGSIDGKKIGMTYTKILISAVVSVVVGMVLSTPVAHFVGASLETGHERMSWIQAILMCILLCVVVGIVYFGLLFLMRTEELLKALSGFNGQLHRIFKGLAARGTEPAVQESPAAGSLPPGHLKTPEQATAPSAEKGRISTGQGLIEQASDGESSKHSMTPKLGDTIIDRYTLMASLRDEAGLQAWRAHDSVLARDCQLFFVTDGAVASQCNTYASGLALSRNRHFTPVYHFSEAEGVALIITALDAGVSLSDYLAGSTVGTLSNEAMRTIVGEIAEALIALKRVDLPNPTICTDTIRLSSTGIMIADAPINSMLVDPLGIGKGRTLNEEMVTKQLSAVLYAMLTRTPDVQGMTFAEQKLPVDIPDEFRIICSRGLGMKRANGSPAVPLRTLAEFEALLGAWTPPEELSDRDIVWPEHAGEGSIEKVGVRVTDSHAVRDIPESFATASKAAGNAQAEPQWATNQLLFPESDEVQMVHPDSSNGDLFAAFEDFPYIKPIADRYPENATSALDVSGLRAAKAVGDGEVPTNTGEIPETTASIPLETIKQQAEAVKEKEAEEQQDALNQEMTSSMQPLPPSFTPKPRTRRPVSQEYSGYAGDSSDDDDSDSADSGKKLFGVLSGRTVSIIAGILLIVAALTWAVNGLLDATIGSSDEGNTKSNWPEMTNVPFRSTDTASTSDGAENTEASPSSSASTTSETKVTHDDKVANAAPSPSATPTPENTTAFPTGTQTFLSQPAGLAGRGWYVHLTQPQQVSRLVISIRQSGGQGQIFVNSTAGAPNQGDPVAQFTFDPSGTTTVTLPSPVSTQDLVVWVPLDSTPSGGLYFNSVKVY